In Methanobacteriaceae archaeon, the following are encoded in one genomic region:
- a CDS encoding formylmethanofuran dehydrogenase subunit A, whose amino-acid sequence MEHIIKNGFVYCPQNGVDGEKMDICIKDGKIVDSVSADANVIDAEGKIVMPGGVDPHSHIAGAKVNVGRMYRPEDSKKDVEAGQSGGRAGSGFSVPSTFMTGQRYAQMGYTTAMEAAMPPLLARHTHEEFHDTPIIDHAAYPLFGNNWFVMEYLKDGDIDGCAAYASWLLKATKGYTIKIVNPGGTEAWAWGGNVHGIHDPTPYFDIESFDIIRGLAEVNEMLGLPHAIHLHCNDLGHPGNFETTLASFDVPKGIKANPKTGNRDAVLYATHVQFHSYGGTSWRDVVSEAPAIADYINKNDHIVFDVGQVTLDETTTMTADGPMEFDLHSLNGLKWANCDVELETGSGLVPFIYAARAPVPALQWAVGIELFLLTKDAGKVCLTTDSPNAGPFTRYPRVISWLMSNKARQDLIDGELHAWAQRKSSVATLDREYSFMEIAQVTRSTAAKVLGLSDTKGHIGVGADADVAIYNFNPETQDPSTDYRALEAAFQHAACVLKDGQIVVKDGTVTNPTLRGRTYWVDTTVDETIYNEVVANVEKTFKQYYSVNFANYPVQDEYLPHSAPVKGVIQ is encoded by the coding sequence TTGGAACATATAATCAAAAACGGATTTGTTTACTGTCCACAAAACGGCGTTGATGGAGAAAAAATGGATATCTGCATCAAAGACGGTAAAATAGTGGACTCAGTAAGCGCAGATGCAAATGTAATAGACGCCGAAGGCAAAATTGTAATGCCTGGAGGAGTCGATCCTCACAGTCACATTGCCGGTGCAAAGGTTAACGTAGGCCGAATGTACCGTCCTGAGGACAGTAAAAAAGATGTGGAAGCCGGACAATCTGGAGGAAGAGCAGGAAGTGGATTTTCAGTTCCATCAACCTTTATGACCGGTCAAAGATATGCTCAGATGGGTTACACCACCGCCATGGAAGCAGCCATGCCACCATTACTGGCCAGGCACACCCATGAAGAATTCCACGACACACCCATCATCGACCATGCAGCTTACCCCTTATTCGGTAACAACTGGTTCGTAATGGAATACTTGAAAGACGGAGACATAGACGGTTGTGCAGCCTACGCATCCTGGTTACTAAAAGCCACCAAAGGATACACCATAAAAATCGTAAACCCCGGTGGTACCGAAGCATGGGCTTGGGGAGGAAACGTACACGGAATACACGACCCCACACCCTACTTTGACATAGAATCATTCGACATAATAAGAGGTCTGGCAGAAGTAAACGAAATGCTGGGATTACCACATGCCATACACCTGCACTGTAACGACCTGGGACACCCAGGGAACTTTGAAACCACCCTGGCATCATTCGACGTGCCCAAGGGAATTAAAGCCAATCCAAAAACTGGAAACCGTGATGCAGTTCTCTACGCCACTCACGTACAGTTCCACAGCTACGGTGGAACCAGCTGGAGAGATGTGGTCTCAGAAGCACCAGCCATAGCGGATTACATCAATAAAAACGACCACATTGTATTTGATGTGGGACAGGTAACCCTGGATGAAACCACCACCATGACAGCAGACGGACCTATGGAATTCGACCTGCACAGCTTAAACGGATTAAAATGGGCGAACTGTGACGTGGAACTTGAAACTGGCTCAGGACTGGTACCTTTCATCTACGCAGCTCGAGCACCAGTACCCGCCCTGCAATGGGCAGTAGGAATAGAACTCTTCCTCTTAACTAAAGACGCAGGAAAAGTCTGTTTAACCACTGACAGCCCAAATGCAGGACCTTTCACCAGATACCCCAGAGTAATAAGCTGGTTAATGAGTAACAAAGCACGGCAAGACCTAATCGATGGCGAACTCCACGCATGGGCCCAGAGGAAAAGTAGCGTAGCCACACTAGACCGGGAGTACTCATTCATGGAGATTGCTCAAGTCACCCGATCCACCGCAGCTAAAGTTCTGGGTCTATCAGACACCAAAGGACATATAGGTGTTGGTGCTGATGCAGATGTAGCCATCTACAACTTCAACCCAGAAACACAGGACCCCTCAACTGATTACCGCGCACTAGAAGCCGCTTTCCAGCATGCTGCATGTGTATTGAAAGACGGTCAAATAGTAGTTAAAGATGGTACTGTCACCAACCCAACCCTACGCGGAAGAACCTACTGGGTGGACACCACTGTGGATGAAACCATCTACAACGAAGTAGTGGCCAATGTGGAAAAAACATTCAAACAGTACTACTCTGTAAACTTCGCAAACTACCCTGTGCAGGACGAGTATCTTCCCCACTCTGCTCCTGTTAAGGGGGTGATACAATGA
- a CDS encoding formylmethanofuran dehydrogenase subunit B → MELVKNVVCPFCGTLCDDIICKVEGDEIVGTINACRIGHSKFVHAEGAMRWKKPQIRDENGELVETTYEEAIEKAAQILAESKRPLMYGWSCTDCDAQAAGMALAENTKAVVDNTASVCHGPSVLALQDVGYPICTFGEVKNRADVVVYWGCNPMHAHPRHLSRHVFARGFFRERGRSDRTLIVVDPRESDSSKLADIHIQVGYNQDYELLDAMRACLMGHEILYDEVAGVPKEDIEAVVEVLKNAQFGILFFGMGITHSRGKHRNIDTAIMMVQDLNNFGKFTLIPMRGHYNVTGFNQVATWESGYPYCIDFATGIPRYNPGETGANDLLQTKEADSMMVIASDPGAHFPQKALQRMAEIPVIAIEPHRTPTTELADIILPPAIVGMETEGTAYRMEGVPIRMRKVVDSDLLSDREILEKLMQRVMEIKTASK, encoded by the coding sequence TTGGAACTCGTAAAAAACGTGGTGTGCCCCTTCTGTGGAACACTATGTGATGATATCATCTGTAAAGTGGAAGGCGACGAAATCGTCGGAACCATAAACGCCTGCCGGATAGGACACAGCAAGTTCGTCCATGCCGAAGGTGCAATGCGCTGGAAGAAACCCCAAATAAGGGATGAGAACGGCGAACTGGTGGAAACCACTTATGAAGAAGCAATAGAAAAAGCAGCCCAGATACTAGCTGAATCAAAAAGACCGTTAATGTACGGCTGGAGCTGCACTGACTGTGATGCTCAGGCAGCAGGCATGGCCTTAGCTGAAAATACCAAAGCCGTAGTGGATAACACAGCATCTGTATGTCACGGACCATCAGTACTGGCTCTGCAGGATGTAGGATACCCTATCTGTACCTTTGGAGAAGTTAAAAACCGAGCCGATGTGGTTGTATACTGGGGATGCAACCCCATGCACGCCCACCCACGCCACCTTTCCCGGCATGTCTTTGCCAGGGGATTCTTCAGGGAAAGGGGCCGATCCGACCGAACCTTAATCGTGGTGGACCCCAGGGAAAGCGACTCCTCAAAACTGGCTGACATCCACATTCAGGTAGGATACAACCAGGACTACGAACTCCTGGATGCCATGAGAGCCTGTTTAATGGGTCATGAAATACTCTACGACGAAGTAGCAGGAGTGCCCAAAGAAGACATCGAAGCAGTAGTGGAAGTCCTTAAAAACGCCCAGTTCGGTATCCTCTTCTTCGGAATGGGAATCACCCACAGCCGGGGAAAACACAGGAACATCGACACAGCCATTATGATGGTCCAGGATCTGAACAACTTCGGCAAATTCACCCTCATACCCATGAGGGGTCACTACAATGTGACAGGATTCAACCAGGTTGCCACCTGGGAAAGCGGATACCCCTACTGTATAGACTTCGCCACTGGAATACCCAGGTACAACCCGGGAGAAACTGGAGCAAACGACTTACTCCAGACCAAGGAAGCTGATTCCATGATGGTCATTGCATCTGACCCAGGAGCTCACTTCCCCCAGAAAGCACTGCAGCGCATGGCAGAAATTCCAGTTATTGCCATTGAACCACACCGAACACCAACCACTGAACTGGCGGATATCATCCTTCCCCCAGCTATTGTGGGAATGGAAACGGAAGGAACTGCCTATCGTATGGAAGGTGTGCCCATCAGGATGAGGAAAGTGGTGGATTCAGATCTACTTTCTGACCGGGAAATACTGGAAAAACTCATGCAAAGGGTAATGGAAATAAAAACAGCATCTAAATAA
- a CDS encoding 4Fe-4S dicluster domain-containing protein: protein MIDITLDQSRCRGPKCAKCAYVCPNNVFTVYDAVVVTSSRYCKKCLQCLEICPEVAIFLNVQDND, encoded by the coding sequence ATGATAGACATTACATTAGACCAAAGCCGTTGTAGAGGCCCAAAATGTGCTAAATGTGCATATGTATGCCCTAATAACGTTTTCACAGTTTATGATGCAGTCGTAGTAACTTCTTCCAGGTACTGTAAAAAGTGCCTGCAATGTTTAGAGATATGTCCAGAAGTGGCAATTTTCCTGAATGTTCAAGATAACGATTAA
- a CDS encoding 4Fe-4S binding protein: protein MDTTEIIEGKDISVERTGEEDRKLLFKDDLCAACGLCEKICPVSAIEVQPTGAMVRTEQDISSIDIDENKCVLCGMCSCICPFNALDLEIGGESIKTMDAYPTLIKSAEIDDDACIYCKACETACPADAITIARELPDRAKLVSGEIEIDKETCVDCGICEEMCPADAITLDHKIPTSDNPTVSADIKVDTDKCVYCLVCKKACPVDAIKAVCRICSYGDYDIKEEDSQIVGNSVIDDELCVNCGWCQDICPVDAATVTKPFEGTLTLDQELCQGCETCVMVCPCNVLSFPESTDGGMKPEKLHKDETYCIYCGACQKACPVDAIEVTRTKINSTPIKSKSWQKAFDSVKN from the coding sequence ATGGATACAACAGAAATAATTGAAGGAAAAGACATTTCTGTAGAGAGAACAGGCGAAGAGGACCGAAAGTTACTCTTTAAGGATGATCTTTGCGCTGCTTGTGGTCTCTGTGAAAAAATTTGTCCAGTCAGTGCCATTGAAGTACAACCAACTGGTGCAATGGTAAGAACAGAACAAGATATAAGCAGCATAGACATCGATGAGAACAAATGCGTTCTCTGTGGAATGTGCAGTTGCATCTGCCCATTCAACGCCTTGGACCTTGAGATCGGTGGAGAATCCATAAAAACCATGGATGCTTATCCTACCTTAATAAAATCTGCAGAAATCGATGACGACGCATGTATATACTGTAAAGCATGTGAAACAGCATGCCCGGCCGATGCCATCACCATTGCCCGGGAACTCCCTGACCGAGCAAAACTGGTTAGTGGAGAAATCGAAATCGACAAGGAAACATGTGTTGACTGTGGTATATGTGAAGAAATGTGTCCAGCAGACGCAATCACACTAGATCACAAAATACCAACATCTGACAACCCAACAGTCTCTGCAGACATAAAAGTAGATACAGATAAATGTGTTTACTGTTTGGTGTGTAAAAAAGCATGCCCAGTGGATGCCATTAAAGCAGTGTGCAGAATCTGTTCCTACGGGGACTATGATATTAAAGAGGAAGATTCTCAAATCGTGGGTAACTCCGTAATCGACGATGAATTATGTGTAAACTGCGGATGGTGCCAGGATATTTGTCCAGTGGACGCAGCAACAGTAACCAAACCATTCGAAGGTACCTTAACTTTGGATCAGGAACTCTGCCAGGGATGCGAAACCTGTGTAATGGTCTGCCCATGTAACGTGTTATCATTCCCCGAGTCAACTGACGGTGGTATGAAACCTGAAAAATTACACAAAGATGAAACCTACTGCATATACTGTGGTGCTTGCCAGAAAGCCTGCCCAGTGGATGCAATAGAGGTTACCAGGACCAAAATCAACAGCACACCAATCAAATCCAAATCATGGCAAAAAGCCTTCGATTCTGTGAAAAACTAA
- a CDS encoding protein fwdD, whose translation MFVILNTGRTVWQGQAIESGKDLQMYIDAAAICHMNREMMDQMGIEEGDNIEVVSEFGDVVVKVVETRETLPPGMIYIPMGPWANRVIDPDTDSTATPRFKNIPVEIAPTAEEVLDMPTLMKVYKKFSK comes from the coding sequence ATGTTCGTTATACTAAACACAGGAAGAACTGTTTGGCAGGGACAAGCCATAGAATCTGGTAAAGACCTTCAAATGTACATAGACGCTGCCGCCATATGTCACATGAACCGTGAAATGATGGATCAGATGGGAATTGAGGAAGGAGACAACATTGAAGTGGTATCAGAATTTGGAGATGTTGTAGTTAAAGTGGTAGAAACCAGAGAAACCCTACCTCCAGGAATGATCTACATACCCATGGGTCCCTGGGCTAACCGGGTAATTGACCCTGACACAGACTCCACTGCAACACCCCGTTTCAAAAACATACCAGTAGAAATCGCTCCAACAGCAGAAGAAGTACTGGACATGCCTACTTTGATGAAAGTTTACAAGAAATTTAGTAAATAA
- a CDS encoding 4Fe-4S binding protein, with amino-acid sequence MAIGLKVYPELCHGCGNCVIACPVNSARSPEIAGGKGPTDDVEIIMIVEDGEINLKNPDLCGKCGTCVESCPVDAITLEDL; translated from the coding sequence ATGGCAATAGGACTAAAAGTATACCCTGAACTTTGCCACGGATGTGGTAACTGTGTAATAGCCTGTCCAGTCAATTCTGCCAGGAGTCCAGAGATAGCCGGTGGAAAAGGACCCACAGATGATGTGGAAATCATCATGATTGTGGAAGACGGCGAAATCAACCTAAAAAATCCAGATCTATGTGGGAAATGTGGTACATGCGTAGAAAGCTGCCCTGTAGATGCAATAACACTGGAGGACTTATAA
- a CDS encoding molybdopterin-dependent oxidoreductase: MEEILTTCTADCPGTCSIIAQVENGKIVKLRGNPEHEITSGFICKNTRHYLDERFYSRKRILHPLKSEDGNWVQIEWDEALKIAADKIVEISEKYGSQSILYYQGYGARSALRILNRRFFNLLGGVSTLYGSICGGTGQAGMEMDMGVRLSHDPVSHLESDVIIVWGRNPAVTDVHLWRIIVQARRKGAKLVVIDPVKTETTKRADLHLQPTPGSDIYLAMALAKIILKENLTHDGFIENHTEYFEDYLKLLDIYSLKELSRITDISLDELFYLARLYAKGSSSSIILGWGLQRYQKGHLTFRFIDALAAITGNIGKIGGGVSHGFDEYGYFNHGYALDDANNGRKLAFPILGDEILKTDDPPIKLIFITAGNPLAMLANSTKVKKAFESVDYIIMVDQFLNDTADLADLFLPATSFLEDEDLAGSYGHNWISPINPVIRRRGECKSELQIFQELSEKLGFGDEMSGTPREWLEKLARPIINEGISLEELLSKPHRFPSAPITPFSDGKFPTKSGKFEFITGIESEDILAADILERNLLDRNLKSNYDTLRLLSTSPRNWIGSEIPEKEQKKDILEVQVHPKILKRAKIQDGDDAWLESGQSKLLVKVKENQDVRPDYILTYRGGWHKFGKCVNLLTRDLMSDEGNGAPYYETFVKLKRID, encoded by the coding sequence ATGGAAGAGATTTTAACCACATGCACTGCTGATTGTCCAGGAACCTGCAGTATTATCGCCCAAGTGGAAAATGGAAAAATAGTTAAACTTCGTGGGAACCCTGAACACGAGATAACCAGTGGTTTCATCTGTAAAAATACTCGTCATTATCTTGATGAACGATTTTACAGCCGAAAAAGGATCCTTCATCCTTTAAAGAGTGAAGATGGGAATTGGGTGCAGATTGAATGGGATGAAGCACTGAAAATCGCTGCAGATAAAATAGTGGAGATATCTGAAAAATATGGAAGCCAATCTATACTTTACTATCAGGGTTATGGTGCACGTTCAGCTCTCAGAATTCTTAATCGTCGTTTTTTCAATCTTTTAGGCGGAGTTTCAACCCTTTACGGGTCAATATGTGGCGGGACAGGACAGGCTGGCATGGAAATGGATATGGGTGTTCGTTTATCACATGACCCAGTTAGTCACCTTGAGAGTGATGTTATAATTGTCTGGGGCCGTAACCCTGCAGTTACTGATGTTCATCTCTGGAGGATTATTGTACAGGCCAGGAGAAAAGGTGCTAAGCTGGTGGTGATAGATCCTGTTAAAACAGAGACCACTAAAAGAGCAGATCTACACCTTCAACCCACCCCAGGTTCGGATATTTATCTGGCTATGGCCTTGGCCAAAATAATCCTTAAGGAAAATCTCACCCATGATGGATTCATTGAAAACCACACCGAATACTTTGAGGATTATCTGAAGTTACTGGATATTTACAGTTTAAAGGAACTTTCACGAATTACAGATATCTCCCTGGATGAACTTTTTTATCTGGCCAGATTATATGCCAAGGGTTCTTCCAGTAGTATAATATTAGGATGGGGTCTGCAGCGTTACCAGAAGGGTCATCTGACTTTTCGCTTTATTGATGCTCTGGCAGCTATCACTGGAAATATAGGAAAAATTGGTGGCGGAGTTAGCCATGGTTTTGATGAATATGGATATTTTAATCATGGCTATGCCCTTGATGATGCAAATAACGGGAGAAAACTGGCATTTCCCATTCTTGGCGATGAAATACTTAAAACAGATGACCCTCCAATTAAGCTAATTTTCATCACCGCTGGAAATCCCTTAGCCATGCTGGCTAACTCAACCAAAGTCAAAAAGGCTTTTGAAAGCGTTGATTATATTATAATGGTTGATCAGTTCTTGAATGATACTGCTGACTTGGCAGATCTTTTCCTACCTGCAACCAGTTTCCTGGAAGATGAAGATCTGGCGGGTAGTTACGGTCACAATTGGATATCACCTATAAACCCTGTTATAAGACGTCGAGGAGAGTGTAAGTCTGAATTACAGATTTTCCAGGAATTATCAGAGAAACTCGGTTTTGGAGATGAAATGTCAGGAACCCCCAGGGAATGGTTGGAGAAACTTGCAAGGCCCATAATCAATGAGGGAATATCACTAGAAGAACTTCTATCAAAGCCCCATAGATTCCCTTCCGCCCCTATTACCCCGTTCTCTGATGGTAAATTCCCAACCAAATCTGGAAAGTTTGAATTCATCACCGGAATAGAATCGGAAGATATTTTGGCTGCTGATATTTTAGAAAGAAATTTGTTAGATAGAAATTTGAAATCAAATTATGATACCCTTCGTTTACTCTCAACCAGTCCTAGAAACTGGATAGGTTCAGAAATACCTGAAAAGGAACAAAAAAAAGATATTCTCGAAGTTCAAGTACATCCAAAAATCCTGAAAAGAGCGAAAATTCAAGATGGAGATGATGCATGGCTTGAATCAGGACAATCAAAGCTTTTAGTTAAAGTAAAAGAGAATCAAGATGTTAGACCTGATTACATCCTAACATATAGAGGGGGCTGGCATAAATTTGGCAAATGCGTGAACTTGCTCACCAGAGATTTGATGAGTGATGAAGGAAATGGAGCACCTTACTATGAAACCTTTGTTAAATTAAAGAGAATTGATTAG
- a CDS encoding formylmethanofuran dehydrogenase subunit C, giving the protein MIILTPLEQPEVPLEIDTITPDSLAGKTLDEIKNMPIWHGNGQVPLTDFFQVEGEAGATAAETKILIDGDVSQTKRIGQGMTAGEITVKGNVNMYVGAEMEGGLITVEGNAAGWAGQNMKGGELEILGDAGDYVGASYRGDWRGMSGGKITIHGNARNEIAEYMNGGKMVIKGDVGIMPGIHMNNGVLIIEGNVIARTGGEMAGGTIVVKGIIDEFLPGFEFLGVEKDIEVEGEVIPGAFYKFKGDYAIKGANGIIYAAVAGNSHIAP; this is encoded by the coding sequence ATGATCATCCTAACACCCCTAGAACAGCCAGAAGTACCATTAGAAATAGACACCATAACTCCAGATTCATTAGCTGGTAAAACCCTTGACGAAATAAAAAACATGCCAATATGGCACGGGAACGGGCAGGTGCCATTAACCGACTTCTTCCAAGTGGAAGGAGAAGCAGGTGCCACAGCCGCTGAAACCAAAATCCTCATTGATGGTGATGTTTCCCAAACCAAACGCATAGGACAGGGAATGACAGCAGGTGAAATCACCGTAAAAGGCAATGTCAACATGTACGTAGGAGCTGAAATGGAAGGCGGACTAATCACCGTAGAAGGAAATGCTGCTGGATGGGCCGGACAGAACATGAAAGGCGGAGAACTAGAGATTCTGGGAGATGCCGGTGATTATGTGGGTGCATCCTACCGTGGAGACTGGAGAGGTATGAGTGGAGGTAAAATCACCATCCACGGAAACGCCAGGAATGAAATAGCCGAATACATGAACGGCGGAAAAATGGTCATCAAAGGTGACGTAGGAATCATGCCTGGAATCCACATGAACAACGGAGTCCTGATCATAGAAGGCAATGTTATAGCCAGAACTGGAGGGGAAATGGCTGGAGGAACCATTGTGGTCAAAGGAATCATCGATGAATTCCTGCCAGGCTTCGAATTCCTGGGTGTTGAAAAAGACATCGAAGTTGAAGGAGAAGTCATACCCGGAGCATTCTACAAATTCAAAGGAGACTACGCAATAAAAGGAGCTAATGGGATCATTTACGCTGCAGTAGCAGGTAACAGCCATATAGCTCCCTAG
- the fdhF gene encoding formate dehydrogenase subunit alpha has protein sequence MSEDRITIKIDGMEIEAEKGSTILQTALKNDIYIPNLCNHSDIKPYGACRMCLVENAEGRLITACENLVEDGMEIISENEKISQVRKIVAKLLIANHERDCLKCSQDGNCALQDVSAYMGVEEEDLKNLRSSIPEIPRDLSNPFFIRDLNKCILCGICVRVCSELVGASAIDFSFRGYQTKIATFNDKDIIESPCVSCGECVEACPVGALIPKQNSRPSREVKTICPYCGVGCGIYLGVRGEKIVSVRGDRENPVNQGYLCVKGRFGMDFINHPARLTSPLVKKDGKFKKVSWNEALDLVAEKFSQISGDAFALMASSKCTNEDNYLFQKFTRKVMGTNNIDHCARLCHAPSVAGLYQSIGTGAMTNSIGEIEDSDCILAIGTNTTSTHPVIGMKVIQAVKNGSKLIVINPQEIELSKHAEIFIQPKPGTDVALIMGMIRFMVDENLVDHDFINQRCNGFESFQKSLNEFDMDTVEKITGVEKEDIIHAARLYATSKNSSILYAMGITQHSHGTDNVMALSNLALITGNIGKSGAGINPLRGQNNIQGSCDMGGLPDVYPGYQRVDDPQVAHKFEHEWGTVLSPVPGLRIPEMINNIENGKIKSMYIIGENPVLSEPDASHVAEALEKLEFLVVQDIFLSETAQLADVVLPASSFAEKDGTFTNTERRVQRIRKALNSPGDAKPDWLIIKEIAEKMNAEGFNFKNPSEIFHEIRKLTPSYAGISYSRLDREGIQWPCVNNDHDGTVFLHQDRFPTSNGKGNLIPLEYKPSAELPDDEFPFILTTGRKLCHYHTGTMSRKVDGLNTLCGHEFVEMSYDDASALGLKQGDVVTVKSRRGKVKAELKLTTKIQQGLVSMTFHFSETPTNMLTNPATDPNSLTPEFKVCAVRIEK, from the coding sequence ATGAGCGAAGATAGAATTACAATCAAAATTGATGGCATGGAAATAGAAGCTGAAAAAGGAAGTACTATACTCCAAACTGCCCTAAAAAATGATATTTACATTCCTAATTTATGCAACCATTCTGATATAAAGCCATATGGTGCTTGTAGAATGTGTTTAGTGGAAAATGCTGAAGGACGTCTTATCACAGCCTGTGAAAATCTGGTTGAAGATGGAATGGAAATTATTAGTGAAAATGAGAAAATTAGCCAGGTAAGAAAAATCGTAGCTAAACTTTTGATTGCTAATCATGAAAGAGATTGTCTAAAATGTTCTCAGGATGGTAATTGTGCTTTACAAGACGTTTCAGCATACATGGGTGTCGAAGAAGAAGATTTAAAAAATTTAAGGTCGTCCATTCCAGAAATTCCTCGAGATCTTTCTAACCCTTTTTTCATTCGTGATTTAAATAAATGCATTCTGTGCGGGATATGTGTAAGGGTATGCAGTGAGTTAGTGGGTGCCAGTGCCATTGATTTCAGTTTCAGAGGTTACCAGACAAAAATTGCCACTTTCAATGATAAGGATATCATTGAATCACCATGCGTATCCTGCGGTGAATGTGTAGAGGCCTGTCCAGTGGGAGCATTGATTCCTAAACAAAATAGTAGGCCTTCTAGGGAAGTTAAAACCATCTGCCCTTATTGTGGGGTGGGTTGCGGTATTTATCTGGGTGTTCGTGGTGAAAAAATTGTAAGTGTCAGGGGAGATAGGGAAAATCCGGTGAACCAAGGTTATCTCTGTGTCAAAGGACGTTTTGGCATGGATTTTATCAATCATCCTGCAAGACTTACCTCTCCACTTGTAAAAAAGGATGGAAAATTCAAAAAGGTAAGCTGGAATGAAGCCTTGGATTTGGTGGCAGAAAAATTCTCTCAAATTTCAGGGGATGCTTTTGCTCTTATGGCATCTTCAAAATGTACCAATGAAGATAATTATCTTTTCCAGAAGTTCACCAGAAAAGTTATGGGCACTAACAACATTGATCATTGCGCTCGGCTCTGCCATGCCCCATCAGTGGCAGGTTTATATCAGAGCATTGGAACCGGGGCTATGACTAACTCCATAGGGGAAATAGAAGATTCAGATTGTATTCTTGCCATAGGTACTAACACCACATCCACACATCCCGTCATTGGAATGAAGGTAATTCAGGCGGTAAAAAATGGATCAAAGTTAATAGTGATCAATCCCCAAGAAATTGAACTTTCCAAGCATGCAGAAATATTTATTCAACCCAAACCCGGCACTGATGTGGCTTTAATAATGGGTATGATTCGGTTCATGGTGGATGAGAATTTAGTAGATCATGATTTTATTAATCAACGATGTAATGGTTTTGAATCTTTCCAAAAATCCCTTAATGAATTTGACATGGATACTGTGGAGAAGATTACCGGTGTTGAGAAGGAGGATATCATCCATGCGGCTCGTTTATATGCCACTTCCAAGAATTCTTCAATATTATATGCTATGGGCATAACTCAGCACTCACATGGGACTGATAATGTTATGGCTCTCAGTAACCTGGCTCTTATAACTGGGAACATTGGTAAATCAGGTGCAGGTATAAATCCTCTGCGTGGACAGAACAATATTCAGGGTTCCTGTGATATGGGTGGGCTTCCTGATGTGTATCCTGGATATCAGAGAGTGGATGATCCACAAGTTGCACATAAGTTTGAACATGAATGGGGTACTGTATTAAGCCCAGTTCCGGGTCTGAGAATCCCTGAAATGATAAATAATATAGAAAATGGGAAAATCAAGTCCATGTATATAATTGGGGAAAATCCAGTCCTCAGTGAACCAGACGCATCTCATGTGGCAGAGGCACTGGAAAAACTGGAATTTCTGGTGGTGCAGGACATATTCTTATCTGAAACTGCCCAGCTGGCGGACGTGGTTTTACCAGCATCTAGCTTCGCAGAAAAAGATGGAACATTTACCAACACAGAAAGAAGGGTTCAAAGGATTCGCAAGGCATTAAATTCACCAGGGGATGCTAAGCCAGATTGGTTGATTATTAAAGAAATTGCTGAGAAAATGAATGCAGAGGGATTCAATTTCAAGAATCCTTCAGAAATTTTCCATGAAATCAGAAAACTCACCCCCTCCTATGCGGGCATCTCCTATTCGCGCCTTGATAGGGAAGGAATTCAGTGGCCATGTGTCAATAATGACCATGATGGAACGGTATTCCTGCACCAAGACAGGTTCCCCACCAGTAATGGGAAGGGAAATTTAATACCCCTGGAGTACAAGCCATCTGCAGAACTACCCGATGATGAATTCCCCTTTATTTTAACCACTGGTCGTAAACTGTGCCATTATCATACTGGAACCATGTCAAGAAAGGTTGATGGTTTAAATACTCTCTGTGGCCATGAATTCGTGGAAATGTCCTATGATGATGCTTCTGCTTTAGGATTAAAGCAGGGGGATGTGGTTACGGTTAAGTCTCGCCGGGGAAAGGTTAAGGCAGAATTGAAACTTACTACTAAGATTCAGCAGGGACTGGTGAGCATGACCTTCCACTTTTCTGAAACTCCTACAAACATGCTCACAAATCCTGCAACCGATCCTAATTCTTTAACTCCTGAATTTAAGGTATGTGCAGTTAGAATAGAAAAATAG